AAGCGATTCGGAAATGCCAGAAACCCAATCCTCAGAAGCGCTATGCCCCATGGTCACAGGCCATCGGACGGTGCCGACAAGGCGTCAATTCGAAGCCACTCGGTCAATGGTCGATTCGTGAGAACTCGGTAGCGTTCGTCGTACTGAACCAGAACCAGAGGCGGGCGAATGTCAACGATGGTTCCATTCAGCGTCCGATCGCCAATCCGTGGATTTTCCCGAAGTCTTCGCGTTGCGGCCCCACGTTTGGCCTCGCGGTCACGCGATACCGCAACGGCTTGCTCAGTGCGTTCAATCTCCCGTCTTGCGTACTCATCGTTGAACTCGACTGCTTGTTGCCTGGTGAAGAAGACACGAGTCACCCTGTCCACCACTTTGCCCTCAGACGTTCGCGCTTCGTTCTTGCCCTGCTCGCTGACCATCGCTGCAATCAGTTCTGCACTGTGAACATCAACGCAGGCCACTGCGTTGATCGGCTTCCAATCAATTCCACGCGCTTGTTCGGCGTTGCTCTTCAACCCAAGTGCGTCGTGAAAGATGCTCACCGTGGGGTTTGAGCGGGCGAGTGTCTGTGTGGCATCGCTCTTGCCACCATGTGCCGCGCACCAGCGTTCAAATCTCGCGTTGCCCCCCGCGATCGAAGCGCTCGCGTCAGGGTTGCCGACGACTTTCACTGCTGCGGTTGCGTACTGGGGCTGTTTTCGGGCCTCTCCGGCGAATGAGGCAATGAAGCCGTCCCAATCAAGCACGGCCTGCGGGTTGTTCGCTGCGCAGCCGGTAAGGACGGCTGCCGCTGCTGCGAGGTGGATCGTGCAGATAGGTCTGAAGACCACCCGCCAGCGACTGACCTTGGGCAGTATGTCCGGCATATTCATGCTCTCATCCATGCGACTATTGTCGGTGGACTATAGTCGCATCGGCCGAGATAGTCTGCGCATGTCGGGTGCGCGAAATCCTGTTCTGGTCGAAGCCTTTGCGAACATCGTTCGCGAAGCACGTCAGGAATCGGGGATTACCCAGGAACAGCTGGCGCACGACGCTGATATCGACCGCACCTACATCGGTCTATTGGAGAACGGCCGCCGACAGCCTTCGTTGTCGGTGGTCTTCTCGATCGCTCACAGCCTTGGGCTCACGCCAGAGTTGTTGGTGCGTCGCACACGTGAGCGGGCAGTGCGTCTTGCTGCGTCTCCCCCAGGAACCGCCGTGTAGTGGCGCCAGGGTCTGGCCGAGCCGTCAAAGGCCGGCGGCTATAAGCCTGAGGGCAGCCGCCTTAAACTCCGCGCGCGTCAGATGCATGACCAAGTCAATGGCGCCACCCCCACCCACGTGAGCGCGACAGTCCCAGAATCTGGGTCCGGTGAGCAAGAGTTCGTAGTCAACACCGCCCACACTTGCGTGCCACCTGGAACTGCTTGTGTCCTTTATCGGAACGAACGTCAGATCCATCTTGACGTGTTCGGCAATCGCTGCCAAAACTTGCGAGGCATCGAGCTGACGCCAACGTGTGAGGTGAGCTTCGCCGATAGGCCGGGAATGCTTGATCATGACCATCCGATGATGGCACTTCGGTCGCAAGTTATCCACAGGCTCGCGACCCCCTCCCCGGACCCCTCCCTGCTACTCGTCCATAGGACGAAGCCAGCCAACTCTGTCCAATCTGACGCTGCAATCAAGACACTCCACGGCAAATCAAGTCATGTGATCAAAGATCACTTTGTTGACCGAGGCCATGGACCGAACTCCAGATGACGGGAATGCCTCGATTATCGCCTGCGCCGGCGGCTACCATGACGTCCACACGGGGCCCCCGGAAGCACGAACGGCACGGGGAACACCGTGCCGTTCGACGACCGGACGAGTCGCTTCAGCGCTTGCTGAGCGGCGCGCCGATGTAGCTCGTTTCGGCCAGCTGCTTCGCGCCCTCGGCGTTGTCCACCAGCTCCGGATAGACGCGTCCGACCATCAGGCCGAAGCCGATGCTGGTGCGCACGTAGCGGATCTGGCCGGCGCTCAGCGTGAAGCTCAGCTTCTTCTCCACTTCGGTGGACGTCGCCACCTCGATCGGACCCGCCGGCAGGTCGACGAAGAAGAACCCGCCCGGCTTGGACTCGCCGGCGACCTTCCCGTTGACCAGCACATTGGGCTGGATCGCCGCGCCCATCATGCTGCTGCTGCGGTAAACGTAGACACGCCCCTGGTCCGGCTTGAGACCCGGAATGGAGGAGGCCACTTCGGCGTGCTTGGGGCCGGAAGCGCAAGCGGTCAGAAAAGCCACCACCAGCAACAGCGCAACGCGATACAGGGTCTTCATCGTCAGTCTTTCCTTTGAACGAGGGGAAATGAGGTTGCCAGCGGCAACGGGGAGAACGCTTTCTCGACCGGCAGGTAGAAGCCGACCAGGCGGTCGTCGCGCAGCACGGCGTAGGCCTCGTGCATGTGGCGGCCCTCGACGGTGAGCACCGTCTGCGTCGGGCGCAGAACGGTGCCCTGCGGCAAGCTCCCGGCGACGGAAAATTCGGTGTGGGCGCGGATGATGCGGGTGTAGTTCGACTCGAGCCTGACCTCGACGTCGTTGCGCAGCGTGTAGAGCCGGCCCGCTTCGGGCACCGACGCGTTCAGCTCCACCGGCTGACGCACGACTTCACCCGCACAGCCGACGAGCACGGCGGCCACCAGCAGCGCGCTGCAAGCGCGGTATCGCATGTGATTCCTCCCTCGTTTGTTCCCGGTCGGCGCCGGGCGATCTGATCTGGAGCGCGAGTGTAACGAGTGGCGTGCGCACCGCCTCTCATGGCTTCCCCCGTTGTGACGGCAGCGCGCGCGACGGCGTCCCGTACCATCCCGGTCTCTCGCTCCCGCCGCCTGCCGTCCCGTGAATTCCGCCGTCACCGCCTCCGTCGACACCTCCCTGGCCGTGCTGCACGAGGTGTTCGGCTACGCCGCATTCCGCGGCGCTCAGGCCGACATCGTCGAGCACGTGGTCGCCGGCGGCGATGCGCTGGTCCTCATGCCCACCGGCGGCGGCAAGAGCCTGTGCTACCAGGTGCCCGCCATCGTGCGGCACCGCGCGGGACGCGGCGTCGCGGTGGTCGTTTCACCGCTGATCGCGCTGATGCACGACCAGGTCGGGGCGCTCGAGGAAGCGGGCGTGCATGCGGCCTTCCTCAACTCCACGCTGAGCTTCGAGGACACGCAGAAGATCGAGCGCGAGATGATGAGCGGCCGGCTGGTCCTGCTGTACGCCGCGCCGGAGCGCGTGACCACGCCGCGCTTCCTGGCGCAGCTCGACTCGCTGCGCGAGCGCGGCCTGCTGAGCCTGTTCGCGATCGACGAGGCTCATTGCGTGAGCCAGTGGGGCCACGACTTCCGCGAAGACTACCTCGCGCTCAACGTGCTGCACCAGCGCTACCCCGGCGTGCCGCGCATCGCGCTCACCGCGACCGCCGACGAGCTGACGCGCGCCGACATCATCGAGCGGCTGCAGCTCGAGCAGGCGCGCGTGTTCATCAGCAGCTTCGACCGCCCCAACATCCGCTACGCCATCGTCGAAAAGGACAACGCACGCGCGCAGCTGCTGCGCTTCATCCAGGACGAGCACGAAGGCGAAGCCGGCATCGTCTACTGCCAGTCGCGCAAGAAGGTGGAGGAAACCGCCGAGTGGCTCAGCAGCGAAGGCATCGCCGCACTGCCCTACCACGCCGGCCTCGACACCGAGATGCGCAAGCGCCACCAGGACCGCTTCCTGCGCGAGGACGGCCTGGTGATGGCGGCCACCATCGCCTTCGGCATGGGCATCGACAAGCCGGACGTGCGCTTCGTCGCCCACCTCGACCTGCCCAAGAACATCGAGAGCTACTACCAGGAAACCGGCCGCGCCGGCCGCGACGGCCTGCCGGCCGACGCCTGGATGGCCTACGGGCTGGCCGATGTCGTCAACCAGCGGCGCATGATCGACGAAAGCCCGGCCGGCGACGAGTTCAAGCGCGGCCAGCGCCAGAAGCTCGACGCGCTGCTGGCCCTTGCCGAGGCGCACGATTGCCGCCGCGTGCGCCTGCTGGCGTACTTCGGCGAAGGCAGCGTGCCGTGCGGCAATTGCGACAACTGCCTGCATCCGCCCGCCACCTGGGACGCCACCGAGGCGGCACGCAAGGCGCTGTCGTGCATCTACCGCTTCCACCAGAACGGCGGCCAGCGCTTCGGCGCGGGCCACCTGATCGATGTGCTGCGCGGCAAGGTGACGGACAAGGTCACGCAGTTCCAGCACCAGCGACTGTCCACCTTTGGCATCGGCGCCGACCTGAACGACCTGCAGTGGCGCGCCGTGCTGCGCCAGCTCATCGCGCTGGGGCATGTCCGCACCGAGGGCGAGTTCAACACCCTCGAGCTCACCTCGAGCGCGCGCTTCGTGTTGCGCGGCGAAGTCGACATGCTGCTGCGCCAGGCGAACGAAGCACCAGGTCGCGGCAAGTCCGCCAGGACCCCGCGCACCGCAAGGGACAAGCCGACGCCGCTGCCGCTGGACGCCCAGGGCACCACGCTGTTCACGGCGCTCAAGTCCTGGCGGGCCGAGGTCGCGCGCGAGCACAACCTGCCGGCTTACGTGGTGTTCCACGACGCCACGCTGGCCGAGATGGCGCGTGCGCGCCCCGCCAGCCTGGGAGAGCTCGGGCAGATCAGCGGGGTCGGCGCGAAGAAGCTCGAAGCCTACGGCCGCGAGATCCTGCGCGTGCTGGAGTCCGGTGCCGGCTGAGGCGGCGCAGCGCAGCGGCATGTGGTACGTGCGACATCCGCAAGCCGCCGATCGGCCGGCGCTGATCGACATCTGCCTGCGCACCGGCCATGACGGCGGCGACGCACGCAGCCGCTACGCCGATCCGGGGCTGCTCGCCGAGATCTTCCTGCTGCCGTACCTCGAGCTGGAGCCGCTATGGTGCTGGCTCGGCGAGGACGACGCGGGCATCGCCGGCTACATCGTCGCCACGCCCGACACGCGCGAGTACGCGAGCCGCGGCGAGCAGCAGTGGTGGCCGGCGCTGCGCCGCCGCCACCCCCTTCCCGATCCGGATCGGGAAGGCCCGCAGGCGGATCTCACGCGGCGCGCGCATGCCGGCGTGCCCACCCACATGGACTTTCTCGACACGCATCCGGCCCACCTGCACATCGATCTGCTGCCGCGCGCGCAGGGACGCGGCCTCGGCGCGCACCTCATGGCGACCTTGCTCGAGCCGCTGCAGACGGCCGGCGTGCCGGGCGTTCACCTCGGCGTGTCGGCGTCCAATCCACGCGCGAACGCGTTCTACGAACGGCTGGCGTTCGAGGTGCTCGAACAGGCAGCGTGGGGCCGCTGGATGGGGCGCCGGCTGGCGCTGCCGCCGCCGGTCACGGCGTGATGGCCACCGACACGGTGGCGCTGTCGGCCTCGCTGCCGAAGCCGTCCACAGCCCGAGCGAACACCTGCAGCGAGCTGCGCCCGTCGGCCGGCGCGACGGCATTCCATTCGTAAGGCGCGCTGGTGTCGCTGCCCAGGAGCACCGATGCGTTGCCGTCGACGCGGTAGAACGACACCCGGTCCACGCCGTCCTCGTCGGACGCCGCGGCGACGAAGCGCGCGGTTTGGCCGGCTTGCACGCTGACCGCGGCGGTGGTGAGGTTCACCGAGGGCGGCCCGTCATCGAAGTCGTCGCCGAAGCCGAAGTGAATGCTGCCGCCGCAGCCGTGCAGCACGCACGCCGCGGCCGTGAGCAACGCGGCCCACGACAGGGCGGCTC
The Piscinibacter sp. XHJ-5 DNA segment above includes these coding regions:
- a CDS encoding helix-turn-helix transcriptional regulator; its protein translation is MRLLSVDYSRIGRDSLRMSGARNPVLVEAFANIVREARQESGITQEQLAHDADIDRTYIGLLENGRRQPSLSVVFSIAHSLGLTPELLVRRTRERAVRLAASPPGTAV
- a CDS encoding DUF2846 domain-containing protein gives rise to the protein MKTLYRVALLLVVAFLTACASGPKHAEVASSIPGLKPDQGRVYVYRSSSMMGAAIQPNVLVNGKVAGESKPGGFFFVDLPAGPIEVATSTEVEKKLSFTLSAGQIRYVRTSIGFGLMVGRVYPELVDNAEGAKQLAETSYIGAPLSKR
- the recQ gene encoding DNA helicase RecQ: MNSAVTASVDTSLAVLHEVFGYAAFRGAQADIVEHVVAGGDALVLMPTGGGKSLCYQVPAIVRHRAGRGVAVVVSPLIALMHDQVGALEEAGVHAAFLNSTLSFEDTQKIEREMMSGRLVLLYAAPERVTTPRFLAQLDSLRERGLLSLFAIDEAHCVSQWGHDFREDYLALNVLHQRYPGVPRIALTATADELTRADIIERLQLEQARVFISSFDRPNIRYAIVEKDNARAQLLRFIQDEHEGEAGIVYCQSRKKVEETAEWLSSEGIAALPYHAGLDTEMRKRHQDRFLREDGLVMAATIAFGMGIDKPDVRFVAHLDLPKNIESYYQETGRAGRDGLPADAWMAYGLADVVNQRRMIDESPAGDEFKRGQRQKLDALLALAEAHDCRRVRLLAYFGEGSVPCGNCDNCLHPPATWDATEAARKALSCIYRFHQNGGQRFGAGHLIDVLRGKVTDKVTQFQHQRLSTFGIGADLNDLQWRAVLRQLIALGHVRTEGEFNTLELTSSARFVLRGEVDMLLRQANEAPGRGKSARTPRTARDKPTPLPLDAQGTTLFTALKSWRAEVAREHNLPAYVVFHDATLAEMARARPASLGELGQISGVGAKKLEAYGREILRVLESGAG
- a CDS encoding GNAT family N-acetyltransferase, coding for MPAEAAQRSGMWYVRHPQAADRPALIDICLRTGHDGGDARSRYADPGLLAEIFLLPYLELEPLWCWLGEDDAGIAGYIVATPDTREYASRGEQQWWPALRRRHPLPDPDREGPQADLTRRAHAGVPTHMDFLDTHPAHLHIDLLPRAQGRGLGAHLMATLLEPLQTAGVPGVHLGVSASNPRANAFYERLAFEVLEQAAWGRWMGRRLALPPPVTA
- a CDS encoding Ig-like domain-containing protein, whose amino-acid sequence is MPARIRAALSWAALLTAAACVLHGCGGSIHFGFGDDFDDGPPSVNLTTAAVSVQAGQTARFVAAASDEDGVDRVSFYRVDGNASVLLGSDTSAPYEWNAVAPADGRSSLQVFARAVDGFGSEADSATVSVAITP